AGAttgataattgttttttaaaccGAAACTGTATGTCCGATACAGAATCATGGAAGAGTCAGAGACCAAAATTATTCAACAGAATGCTTTCATAATGCATGAAGAGTTTCTTAAAAATCGTGGAGTCCATAATTAAAACTGAAGATATAGTTAAACTAAGTCGGGTGATTGAAatgatatttatcttttcgcctttttcttctaatattaattgttaatttagtGGAgccttattattaatatttgttaaatattttttaattctgctgttgtgtataaaaatgtgatgTAATGTTGCAAATGTTCCATGTTCTCTtcatagaataattataaataattgcatcgccaaattaacaatataccgaataatcattaaataattgaattaataattcattaaataattatataatgattatttattcttacaaataataaaaatgctattttattcataaagaGATAAGTaatctttttgtaaaaatgcatattttcttcattaactCGCGCTTACTTATAGTTTAAGTATGGCCCAATATCTTAAAGTTTttaaggaggaggaggaggaaaaggAAATAGCAATTAACGTGTCAAACTATATCTCatggttattatttttttagcgcAGAAGGAcggaaaagtaaatttataattgctgTACATATAATTGctatttttgtaaatgtgTATATTATCTTGCacgaaatatgtaaatatgttcCGTCCATTGCattaaactatatttatttcgaaaattcataaccGTGCTTCAATTATTTTGCTCTTCTTTGTACTTTTTATGTATTGTGAACTTTGGGGCAGCCCTTTATATTCTTGATcgaaatattgtacaaataattagaaaaaacgtcaattaaattaaaaaattagaccttatattttatcactttgctgaaataaatcttattcgaaatatttcgtagtatttcgaaatttgcacaaaaatcgcacttatttaattaaacgcaCCGTGTATTCGTTGTAATTTCTGTAATAGGTTGATGTTTTGTGGAATTACCGCGTGTACACGATACagaaataaacatttctcGTATGTAATATTCACGTAGTCTtccattaaattattgttgatcataaagatatttcaacattaaaaaaagtaaaaaaccttttcctataaaaactaaaatatttatttattggaaatAAGTTTAAgacttttaattttcaacttgGTCTGAAAatagtttcattttttttttattttgcaatatttttgttccatattcttgaaaatgtattttttatttctatttctattttattattttttaagttttcaaaatttttatatttcttataaaaaaagataacacaaatttataaaaaaaaatttttttttgaagaattgcaaactttaataaattcataccTTGTAATACATGGTTATCCTCATAGGAATACCTTGTTATCCTCATTTCATTAGTTGTCATAAAGTTGATGTGCCATCCATGTCATTCGGGGGCGTCCGATATATCAGCAGTGTCGAATTTCACAAGCCATCtgacaattattttgttacattgaAGAGAGGATCAGTCGAATCAAAGCTGTTAGCTCGTACCGATCAAAATGAGGATACTATATGTGTTCGGATTTGTCGTCCTTTGGCAGAATCAATTTGGTACATAAAAAATCGGCTGcctataaaaaaacaaaataaaataaattatgtattttttaaatttaataatatatatcttaatcaaattaaatattacttttatatttaaaaataattttaacatattatgATTGTAACATTagaaaaatcatattaatcaagaataaatgtaaaattgactAATCGAGTaaggattatatttaaattattaattgaaacttGACGTAAGTTTCTCGTTTACTAGCTGCTTTTACTTTCGCCAAAAATTCGGATATGGATCTTGTGAAACGAGGTTGCAAACATACGGAAAATACAATACAGCACCTTAAAACGTGTCTCTTCCGCAATTATGATAACACTATCCATCCAAATTATCTCAAAGGAGTTACAAACGTCACACTAAAATTGATGCCGAAAGTGATGGAATTTGTAAGtgcattgttataaaaaatatcacactATATAAACTAAATTATAGCAgtacaattgtaaaaataaaaaattaatattattcagagTAAcagcattaattattatttcatatttcgtgattattacataataatacaacagcgcataaaaaaacataataaataactgtGTTTATAGGAGGATACTATACTATCATTACATAGCTGGATATTACttgtaagtataattttttgcttattaGATATTAGGTACATCCTTGTTccttgtatttaattaaatattcctcTTTGTTTTAATGTACTTAATTAATAGACTTGGAAAGATCCACATCTTACTTGGACATCAAGAAATTACGATGGGATcacttttattcatgtaaaGAGCTGGGAAATCTGGATGCCCGATGTGAGCGTTTCCAACTCGTAAGAAGAAAATTGAGCtaatttctctattttaaaatacatcgtTTATTGCATTGatctcaatttttttagtGGCGATATGTCGGGTGATCAATTTCAGCTACCTCAGATGGACTGCTTACTTTTCAATGAGGGTTCCATTAGTTGCGTGCCGGCTGCGAAATTTATGTCCAAATGTAACACCGATTTTACTTATTGGCCTTATGATAAGCACCACTGTCGGGTTACATTGTCTTCATGGTCGTACAAAGGAGAGGAAGTTGATTTACACATAGATGGAGAAGGAGTACGTtgaattaagtaaaaattatttcattatgtagctaattgattaaaaaattattataaaactgctagtcattaatttttcttctcgcataaatattattatacttttgagaaaaatataaaaaaactaccCAATAAGGCAATGTTAACAATATTGATAGATGGATAGCAAATttgattaaacattttgctaacattttgtttattgaGATATACattacagaataaaataaatacatatgtatctaaaaaaatactttttcttattGTAAATCTTCTACAGATTAATATGGGTGGTTTTTGGAAAAATACGGTGtggaatttcaaatttataagcTCGGCGAAACAGATTTACTTTGATGAGTGCTGTCCGAACGCAACTTACCCGAAGATCAATTATAACTTTCTATTGACACGATATTATGACAAACAGCATATAGCTTTCTCCATACCAATTATCGGTAGGTTTTGTAACAACAAAATCGCAAAACGTGACTAAATCGTCGTAATCTTTCCTTTCAGTTTTAATACTGATTACTTTAACGGTGTTCGTGCTGGACGTAAAGTCAGTCGAACGTCTGACGTTGGCAAGCGTCAATTTAATTTGCCATCTGCTCTGTATGTTCTATCTGCATTGGCAATTACCGTACAATGGCACTAATACTCCTAACATCAGTAAGTAATAATATCctaaaaaatcgtaaaagaATTTGAAGTTTGGAGACagagtattttaaatttccagatattttaagattacttttttatttttttttaataataagtttaaaataaatattagatattatttaatcttattttaaaatgttaaatattatttaaataatatttaattttgtaactttaaaataagatttaaaaacCACAATTCAaactgtataataaattacctTTCTCTAATGTTTATCTTGCAGTGCTATTTTATCAAGAATCTCTAGCGTTGGCTATTTTTGCGGTAATCCTAACGACGTTATTACGCAAACTGGAAAACATGAGTACAGAGATGCCAAATTGGATTTCATCTTCAATAACATTAGTTTTAAACAACAAAGCAGGTCGTTTTTTGGTTCTGAAGGACGAAGACTCCAAGATAACAGACGAAGATACAGCGACTGAAGAAAATTCGGATGTTGCAAAGTCTCAAGTAAAAATGAAGAGATTATCCTGGAAATATTTCGCCGTTATCATCGACTGGTTATCCTTTTTCTCTGTGGTCctcatttatattatcattttgcTTATTCTTGTACCTGCGacttaatttctataaaaaatattaatattaatatttactttagtgtataaaattttattaaaaaatttgttatatctatttttataacacgttaaaatattgttatttaaaatattatattattttcttttacataattttcacATACAAACAATTTCAATCTCTCATtcatgttaaaatttatcgtatttacatgactaataaattatttctgtaagcaaaatgttagcaaACTGACtacaaatttcaataaatttaatgtcaaTGTTTCTAATGCCATtactgaattttttgtatcgcATTTACCGGATATTataagtgaaaataataatttaaccacggaaataaattatctttttaaagaaaaatatgatatacatTTTCTAATAACTTAATTTTCGTTACAATTGATTTGATGTTACCCTATagttatatatctttttaactaatgaaaagcaaatataattttagtaataaCTCTATTTCTGTGTATAGtttgtaatgtaaatgtattctATTATTGCATTGaactataattatttgaaaaattcttaattttgtttattaattttgctcattttctcttcttaaatttatatatatattttctgaatTAGTAGAAGATCTTACTGTATATTCAATtggaatattacataaataataaaaaacattatgtCAATCTGCTAAAAGATTAGATCTTATCATGCTTTCGTTATCCTATTAAGTTTAcctatatatgttatatatattatccaAAATAGTttgattctaaaaaaaatcactTCTAAATCAGTTTAAAAGTagctataatttataattattaaaaaaagtgaaaatttcacTGTGAGCAttctaataaaagttttaaaacacACAATTAAACCAGAACAAcgtaattttactaaaaaacataaagaaattgtaagttttgatttttatttatcgattaatatctcgtattatacaattatttttgtctacaaattaaatccatttatcaaaaaatgaaactgaagattatattaaacattaaaagttGGTTGTCATAAATTCTCCAATTGATATTAGTGATTTAGGGGCGTCCAGTATTATATCAACAGTATCGAGTTTCACGAAGCGTCTGATAATTTTTCTACCATTATTATAAAGAGAAGTAGTTGAATCAGAACCGTTAGTTTGTACCAATCAAAATGAGGTTACTACTAGCGTTTGGATTTTTCGTTGTTCTCGGGCAGAATCAATTCAGTATAAAAATGTCTttcattaaagtaataaaataaagtattaaagtaagttgagttatcatatattaatatttatctagaTGCTATTACTGTCACCGGAAATTCGCAAGATGATGTTGTAACACGGGGATGCAAAAATTTAGAAGATACGACGCCGCTGTTGCGCCTCAAGAGATATCTCTTTTGCGATTATGACAACACTATCCGTCCAAATCAAGCTAAAACGGTTACTAACATCACTTTGAGGTTGATGCCAAAGTTTATGGAATTCGTAAGTGCATCGTATGAAATagcatattattgtatatataaataaatggcaTGTTATGTGATCatgaaaaatagataatagtattcttttctcttattataagattaaaagaaattgtgaTATTTGAGTATTTTGTTCTTGATATTGTTATACTCTGGTAATTTAGCtctttaaaaaagattaattaaatttgtttataggTCGGGGACAACGGTATACTGACACTCCACAGCTGGATGTCATTTGTGAGTTTagaatattttgcttattatgtctcgtatttgttttaataagatatttaattaacagtcTTGGACAGATACACATCTTACTTGGACACCGAGTGATTATGATGGAGTCACTTATATTCACGTAAGATCTTATAATCTCTGGGTGCCCGATTTATGCGTCTATAATTCGTAAGTTAATTTTTACGTTGTAATCACGTCatattaatatgcaaaaaatgatttaactcgtttttttacaaataaaaaattaagctattatctatcaattttttttattttaaaataaatgatttgttgcgttaaacttttcaattctttttatatattgatatttaattacataataaaatgtaactcAATACCTTTTTGATGTTTTTAGTGGCGATATGTCAAATGATCAATTTGAGATGCCTGACACGGAGTGCTTGCTTTTCAATACCGGTGCAGTTAATTGCGTGccagttataaaatatatatccaaATGCCACATCGATTATACTTATTGGCCTCATGATCAACAGAAATGCCGCATAGCTTTTGGCTCGTGGACGTACACCGGAGAAGAAATCGATTTTCACTTGGACGGAAACGGAGTATGTGAATTTAACTTGTTGGAACttcacaattaataattttcatcacatatatatttcttacttttcaaatattaccAAAAAAATCCTGcaaaattatacattgtaagattaatttaatgcaTCTAGAATTAATGCAAAAGATCTTTGCACAAATTATTTAGAGATTCTTATACAAACTTTCTTATACATTACTCTTTTCATAATGCTTCTTTtactttatgtataaatatatgttttcatattgtattatgctattttaaaaataaaaatctgtaacTATTGTATATAATGTTAACATTTggactaaatattttttttcttacatacTGGgtatattatacacacacatatatatatatatatatatatatatatatatatatgtgtgtgtgtgtatgtatgtatgtatgtatgcatgtatgtgtacacacgcacgcatgcacacacacacatatatatatatatatatagtatttttttctcgtttcacAGGTTCGTATGGATAACTACGAAAATAACTCAGTCTGGGATTTTCAATTTGTAGACGCGGTAAAATTGGTCAAAATATACAAGTGCTGTCCAAATGACACTTTTCCGAGAATCGATTACACGTTTTTGTTGACTCGACATAATGACATAACTCACGCATCTTACATCACACCGGCCATCAGTAAGTAGTTTTTCATAATAGAGAAAATACAAGACAAACCTCAAGTATATCATGATAAGTCATAATGCTCCTTCTAGCTTTAATATTGCTTACCCTAACGGTGCTCTGGTTGGATTCAAGATCGGTTGAACGAATAGCTGTCGCAAGcgtgaattttatttgtcatCTACTCTGCATTTTTGATTTGCACTGGAACTTACCGTACAATGGCATTAATACTCCTCACATACGTAAGTacaaaaactgtaaaaaatacGACAATCAcacgtagaaaatatttaaatttaatattatttaaattactattttataaatattatttaaatctataactGCAAagcaacataatatttttagtataaaaaattaaaatatgttataaaggcgtttaaaaaaattaaacaattaaaattattctttaaacatATAgttcaaattaaatagtaaataattccatttcttttatttatccCACAGTGGTGTTTTACCGTTATTCTTCGGCGTTGGCTAcctttgcattaattttaacaaccTTATTACGTAAACTGCAAGATATTAGCAAGGAGATGCCAAATTGGATCTCGTCTACGATGATAGTCGTCTTAAACAACAAGGCTGGTCGCTTCTTAGTACTCAATGACGAGGAGTCTAAGATAGCGGGTGGAGGTTTAGTAAGTGAAGAAAATTCGGATCTTCCAAAATCTCAAGTGAAGAGATTATCCTGGAGACACTTTGCTGTTATCATCGAATGGTTGTCTTTCTTCTGTGTGATCCTCATTTATGTCATCATCTTGATCACTCTTGTACCCACTGGCTAATCTCTATGGATTAATCGACggcaaaagatattatatctTGATgtgcataatattaaattaaataatttgtactgTTTTCTTTTGTGgcacattaaaataaataatcgtatgcgctatttttaattttctaaaaaatataccaTATTTTTCGTTCCTTCtacataaaatacttttaaataataatttcgaataaatatttaataattatttctgttgTCTTAAGAGAGAGTTTagtattaagaaataatattaaaatatatcattagaAGAGTTATATGAAGAGTTATATgtgtaacataaataaaaaatgtattaatcgacataataaaaacaataaattttttaaaaataatcacaaatattttattctatttttctgTACTTactaaaattgataataaatgtaattactaagtaacaatattattataaaaataacaaaaatttaattgtttcaaacatatatattatatgttttctattttgaagttggaaataaataaaataatttaagaaaaaataattacgaaaaaaagcataattaaaataatatttgtcaatAAAATACCTGTTGATCATAGTTGATAAACATGTTAGTAGTTGATGaacaaattagaattatttggaATGTTGAATGCGATAAGAGCTTATTGAGGAGGCGGTTTTCAGAGTCTGCAGTTTTACATTTCACTGGGCGTATGATTATCATCAGTTCAgctttcataaatttcatcCGTTAAATATTCAGTCATCGTACATCCGTTCGTCGTTCGTCGTACATTCAGAAACTATGAATAACATGTGCAAAAACAGTTTCTTtcctgttttattatttattcttgacGTCGTATGTGTCGATGTAATAGCGACAAAGGATTGCAATGACGTTGAGAGTAAATCGACGGTGTTGCAACTGAAAAGGCATCTTCTTTGCGAATATGATTCCGAAGTAAGACCGGTCCAGAACAACAATAATATGACGCGTGTGACTTTTCGCTTGACGCCGCACTTCTATGATTATGTAAGTATTTGCAGTTTTTGTTGATTTGGGAAATTAGAACATCTCCAATCTAATATTTGCTTcaactgttttttttgttattaataataaacctaaaatattttatcaataaagtataattttcttcacacattcatataaataaaaaatggtaaaaaagttattattcgAATTTAAAAGTCTTCAGACTTAAAAAGTATCTGTAAAGTAAAACTTTTtgcttttctttaaaattcgATACATTGCATACGCGACGTGTTTTTAAATGTTCcgacattttattaaattattttttatgagtaTATCttattcgcaataattaaatttcgcaaTCTTTTCTCCAGCGTCAGGAAACTGAAATTTTTGTTCTACATGCCTGGATAGGAATGGTAAGTTTACATAATTGTacgtaaataatacattcatatGTAACAgagtttaaattattgaaaaatagaaataatttatcaattatttagctatttaattgtttttaagcatttcattattattattattaatgtagtttatcattattagtatagtattttataaatttttaataaaaaacataacattttatacctatatattttgtttacttAGGCATGGAGTGATTCACATTTGACATGGAATCCTGAGCAGTATGATAACATCAAATGGATCCCAGTATTATCTTATGAGATTTGGACGCCGGATATTACACAACACAACGAGTAAacagtatatttttgtaatagcAATAGAGCACTGTAACTTATCAACTTATCAACACTCAACAGTTACATTAATATTCTTCTTTCATTTCCTTGTACAGTAATTTTCGAGCATCAcgataacataaaattaatttctatattttctaaatgttataaaattaagcaaatacatactttaattaacattttattttttctctcattgTTAGTAAAAAGTAAACGTATgtgatattttaacaaaaattgataatattcgTATATCGTAGagaattaaagatataaaaaatactttttccaTTTCCCATTTGTTAGATCTAaactacaaaaaattattgcttggTCTAGTTCCAAGaaatttacttaattatttatacttacaaTTTAGATGGATTGACGAAAGTCCGGAGCATTATGGGCACTCAAAGTGCTGGGTCTGGAGAGATGGGACAGTCCAATATTTATCACCAGCAAAATTTTCCACACATTGCCTTCCAGATTACACATGGTGGCCGTACGACACCTTAAACTGCACCATACAATTCGGCTCGTGGTCACATATCGGTGATGAGATTGACCTCTTTTTCTATCAGAATATGGTACAATTTATCTACTTCTCATCAGGATAGATGATTGACTTACGttccaaataatatttacgtgATGTTGAATCCTGAAAATAATCaaagcatttattaatatctatgtTTGCGTGTCTCTTCTTTATGAATCTgtgaattaaattgttttacagTCATTACAAGCAAGTATAGAATCAAAACATGTTGAGTGGGATTTACTGAAAGTTGATACAACGAAATGGGAAGATAGATACAAATTCAATTCAGGTTCCATTGCTAAAATGCTTTCTTATCACTTTATCCTAAGAAGACATACGGGTATCATACGCATTGCCTATGTATCACCCACTATAGGTACGTAGTGCACAAActattttcttacttttcattaatattttaaccaacattattttaataatatcaatatcagTATATAGGGTGAGTCTGATAAAGAGTTCACCTTAAATAACTTGTAAACTAtgcattgtataaaaaattgctgtaTACAAAAGTTGCATGATTTCGAGGGGATCGTTACatagtatatgtatttttttacaaatggaAGCGTTtcggagatttgaaggtcatcttcatttttttaaatggaaataccctgatttttttatataaatcgattcctcgcaatattcagcataaaaagttataaaggtaggatggccaaaaattaaatagtttacgagatattttatactttgacataattttacataaactgaaataaaatatctcgttaaatattcatttttcaattatcttatttcgacatttttatgcacaaaataatgagaggaatcaattggtgtaaaaaaacacatggttgtctttaagaaaaaatatgatatcatttcagctacatattttttctttttatcagactcacacacacacacacacacatacatgcata
This window of the Linepithema humile isolate Giens D197 chromosome 1, Lhum_UNIL_v1.0, whole genome shotgun sequence genome carries:
- the LOC136997261 gene encoding neuronal acetylcholine receptor subunit alpha-3-like isoform X2 → MRILYVFGFVVLWQNQFAAFTFAKNSDMDLVKRGCKHTENTIQHLKTCLFRNYDNTIHPNYLKGVTNVTLKLMPKVMEFEDTILSLHSWILLTWKDPHLTWTSRNYDGITFIHVKSWEIWMPDVSVSNSGDMSGDQFQLPQMDCLLFNEGSISCVPAAKFMSKCNTDFTYWPYDKHHCRVTLSSWSYKGEEVDLHIDGEGINMGGFWKNTVWNFKFISSAKQIYFDECCPNATYPKINYNFLLTRYYDKQHIAFSIPIIVLILITLTVFVLDVKSVERLTLASVNLICHLLCMFYLHWQLPYNGTNTPNIMLFYQESLALAIFAVILTTLLRKLENMSTEMPNWISSSITLVLNNKAGRFLVLKDEDSKITDEDTATEENSDVAKSQVKMKRLSWKYFAVIIDWLSFFSVVLIYIIILLILVPAT
- the LOC136997261 gene encoding neuronal acetylcholine receptor subunit alpha-3-like isoform X1 — translated: MRILYVFGFVVLWQNQFVSRLLAAFTFAKNSDMDLVKRGCKHTENTIQHLKTCLFRNYDNTIHPNYLKGVTNVTLKLMPKVMEFEDTILSLHSWILLTWKDPHLTWTSRNYDGITFIHVKSWEIWMPDVSVSNSGDMSGDQFQLPQMDCLLFNEGSISCVPAAKFMSKCNTDFTYWPYDKHHCRVTLSSWSYKGEEVDLHIDGEGINMGGFWKNTVWNFKFISSAKQIYFDECCPNATYPKINYNFLLTRYYDKQHIAFSIPIIVLILITLTVFVLDVKSVERLTLASVNLICHLLCMFYLHWQLPYNGTNTPNIMLFYQESLALAIFAVILTTLLRKLENMSTEMPNWISSSITLVLNNKAGRFLVLKDEDSKITDEDTATEENSDVAKSQVKMKRLSWKYFAVIIDWLSFFSVVLIYIIILLILVPAT
- the LOC137001315 gene encoding uncharacterized protein, which produces MRLLLAFGFFVVLGQNQFNAITVTGNSQDDVVTRGCKNLEDTTPLLRLKRYLFCDYDNTIRPNQAKTVTNITLRLMPKFMEFVGDNGILTLHSWMSFSWTDTHLTWTPSDYDGVTYIHVRSYNLWVPDLCVYNSGDMSNDQFEMPDTECLLFNTGAVNCVPVIKYISKCHIDYTYWPHDQQKCRIAFGSWTYTGEEIDFHLDGNGVRMDNYENNSVWDFQFVDAVKLVKIYKCCPNDTFPRIDYTFLLTRHNDITHASYITPAITLILLTLTVLWLDSRSVERIAVASVNFICHLLCIFDLHWNLPYNGINTPHILVFYRYSSALATFALILTTLLRKLQDISKEMPNWISSTMIVVLNNKAGRFLVLNDEESKIAGGGLVSEENSDLPKSQVKRLSWRHFAVIIEWLSFFCVILIYVIILITLVPTGLIEEAVFRVCSFTFHWAYDYHQFSFHKFHPLNIQSSYIRSSFVVHSETMNNMCKNSFFPVLLFILDVVCVDVIATKDCNDVESKSTVLQLKRHLLCEYDSEVRPVQNNNNMTRVTFRLTPHFYDYRQETEIFVLHAWIGMAWSDSHLTWNPEQYDNIKWIPVLSYEIWTPDITQHNEWIDESPEHYGHSKCWVWRDGTVQYLSPAKFSTHCLPDYTWWPYDTLNCTIQFGSWSHIGDEIDLFFYQNMSLQASIESKHVEWDLLKVDTTKWEDRYKFNSGSIAKMLSYHFILRRHTGIIRIAYVSPTIVLMVLTLTVLWLEPKSFERMVTANLNFICHILCIQDVHWEMPKSGFNPPKLLTFYESSLAIATFTLILTSILRHLQELTTEPPVWISFITTSILRSRIGQILLVSILDPAATAKIEINADDNTDLVQSDSKKSPWRYVTVLIGWLAFLGVFLTYIILLSTYFPTDYAVNL